In Candidatus Omnitrophota bacterium, the following proteins share a genomic window:
- a CDS encoding DUF2161 family putative PD-(D/E)XK-type phosphodiesterase: MVVAEFRLFGIDEINMKESDLYLPLKRFLESQNYEVKGEVQDCDVLAVRGKEIPVIVELKLSLNLNVVLQAVERLSLTPKVYIGISKQCKIPNRRRRHIVKLLRMLNLGLLVIDSDQETGKVDVLLDPGEYRPRKSKHRQERLLCEFMKRVGDPNLGGTEKRKGIMTVYRQRALAIARLLQKQGPTKASHVAQILREPKARDILYKNVYGWFERVSLGIYELSPRGKQEIHLWR, translated from the coding sequence GTGGTCGTCGCCGAGTTTAGGTTATTCGGCATAGATGAAATAAACATGAAGGAATCCGATCTTTATTTGCCCCTTAAGCGGTTTCTGGAATCTCAGAATTATGAAGTAAAGGGAGAGGTCCAGGACTGCGATGTTCTCGCAGTACGCGGCAAGGAAATTCCTGTCATCGTAGAACTCAAACTTTCTCTCAATCTCAATGTAGTCCTTCAGGCCGTTGAAAGGCTATCGCTGACTCCGAAAGTATACATTGGCATCTCTAAACAATGTAAAATTCCAAACAGGCGGCGGAGGCATATTGTTAAACTGCTACGGATGCTTAATCTTGGGCTGTTGGTGATTGATTCAGACCAGGAGACCGGCAAAGTAGATGTCCTTCTCGATCCCGGCGAGTATAGGCCTCGCAAATCGAAGCACCGCCAGGAGCGTCTGCTTTGTGAGTTCATGAAGCGGGTAGGCGACCCGAATCTTGGCGGGACAGAGAAGAGAAAGGGCATTATGACCGTCTATCGACAGCGAGCCTTGGCAATTGCACGGTTACTTCAGAAGCAAGGGCCGACTAAGGCTTCACACGTTGCCCAGATTCTCAGAGAACCAAAGGCCAGGGATATCTTGTACAAAAACGTGTACGGATGGTTTGAGAGGGTGTCACTTGGTATATACGAACTCTCTCCTCGAGGAAAGCAGGAGATTCATCTTTGGCGGTAA
- a CDS encoding alpha/beta hydrolase: MRFAVCVVSALGCVNAQASDWQPSPGLTQTPVWPGTVPDAQPAPETETIKSVTDKLIAEKPWLWVGNISHPTMTVYSPKRKNTGVAIVVFPGGGYYGLAIDLEGAEACEWLALKGVTGVLLKYRVPGSGPHWDPQRRSHVEPKAPMALEDTQRTVGLVRFHAAEWHINPHKIGVLGFSAGGHLAAAISTHFDKRLYSAVDAADKESCRPDFAVALYPGHMLENTTKEFELNPKIPVTSSTPPTFLLQAEDDPVDDVENSLVYYAALKKAGIPVEMHLYAQGGHAFGLRRTEFPITGWPQLMETWLGTIGMVSE, encoded by the coding sequence ATGAGATTTGCTGTTTGTGTTGTTTCTGCACTTGGCTGTGTAAACGCTCAGGCAAGTGATTGGCAGCCATCTCCAGGACTTACGCAAACGCCGGTATGGCCAGGAACGGTTCCTGATGCCCAGCCTGCCCCCGAGACGGAGACGATTAAGAGTGTAACGGACAAGTTAATTGCGGAGAAGCCATGGCTTTGGGTGGGGAACATCTCGCATCCCACGATGACGGTCTATTCGCCAAAGAGGAAAAACACGGGCGTTGCGATAGTCGTCTTTCCAGGTGGAGGCTATTACGGGCTTGCCATTGATCTGGAAGGCGCCGAGGCGTGTGAATGGCTGGCGTTGAAGGGAGTCACGGGTGTGCTCTTGAAATATCGCGTCCCGGGCTCGGGGCCGCATTGGGACCCACAACGCAGATCCCACGTCGAGCCGAAAGCGCCGATGGCATTGGAAGACACTCAAAGAACGGTGGGGCTAGTACGCTTTCACGCCGCCGAGTGGCATATTAATCCGCACAAGATTGGAGTGCTTGGGTTTTCGGCAGGTGGCCATCTGGCGGCGGCGATAAGCACACATTTTGACAAGCGTTTGTACTCGGCTGTCGATGCGGCGGACAAAGAAAGCTGCCGCCCGGATTTTGCGGTCGCTCTTTATCCGGGACATATGCTGGAGAACACTACGAAAGAGTTTGAGTTGAATCCGAAAATTCCTGTGACTAGTAGTACGCCGCCAACGTTTTTGCTGCAAGCGGAGGATGACCCGGTGGACGATGTAGAGAACTCGCTGGTTTATTATGCTGCTCTGAAGAAAGCTGGGATTCCTGTTGAGATGCATTTATATGCGCAGGGCGGGCATGCGTTTGGGCTGCGGCGTACGGAGTTTCCGATAACGGGATGGCCTCAATTGATGGAGACGTGGCTGGGGACAATCGGGATGGTTTCTGAGTAG